The following coding sequences lie in one Arabidopsis thaliana chromosome 3, partial sequence genomic window:
- the CYP71B26 gene encoding cytochrome P450, family 71, subfamily B, polypeptide 26: protein MTHNISVKQNNIQMDSIWILSLLFFIIFLLLAAFKRKNHGKHRRIPSPPGFPIIGNLHQLGELQHQSLWKLSKKYGPVMLLKLGKVPTLILSSSETAKQALRDYDLHCCSRPSLAGGRELSYNNLDMSSSPYNEYWKELRKLCSQELFSANKIQSIQPIKDEEVKKVIDSIAESSSLKNPVNLSKTFLALTTSVVCKAAFGVSFEGSVLNSDRFNKLVRDTFEMLGSFSASDFIPYVGWIIDKFNGLQGWRKKSFRDLDAFYEQIFDLHKEEKEVGSEDLVDVLLRLEKEEIVVGNGKLTRNHIKAILMNILLGGIDTSAITMTWAMAELAKNPRVMKKVQAEIRNQIKNKERISFDDTDKLEYLKMVIKETWRLHPPTPLLLPRDVITEFEINGYTIPAKTRLHVNVWAIGRDPDTWKDPEMFLPERFNDSNIDAKGQNFELLSFGSGRRICPGLYMGTTMVEFGLANMLYHFDWKLPEGMVVEDIDMEEAPGLTVSKKSELVLVPVKYLDH, encoded by the exons ATGACTCATAATATCtcagtaaaacaaaataacatacaAATGGATAGCATTTGGATTCTatcacttctcttcttcatcatctttcttcttctggccGCCTTCAAACGCAAAAATCATGGGAAACATCGACGAATACCATCTCCTCCTGGTTTTCCAATCATCGGAAACTTACATCAGCTCGGAGAATTACAACATCAGTCTCTATGGAAGCTCTCAAAGAAGTATGGCCCTGTGATGCTTTTGAAGCTTGGAAAAGTCCCCACACTCATACTTTCTTCATCAGAAACAGCAAAACAAGCTCTAAGAGACTATGATCTCCATTGTTGTAGCCGTCCTTCCTTAGCAG GAGGAAGAGAGCTCTCTTACAACAATCTAGATATGTCTTCATCTCCTTATAATGAATATTGGAAGGAACTAAGGAAGCTCTGCAGTCAAGAACTCTTTAGTGCTAATAAAATTCAATCGATTCAACCTATTAAGGACGAGGAGGTCAAGAAAGTTATCGATTCAATCGCGGAATCATCTTCTCTAAAGAATCCGGTTAACTTGAGCAAGACGTTTCTTGCTTTAACTACAAGTGTAGTATGCAAGGCAGCATTTGGTGTGAGTTTTGAGGGAAGTGTGCTCAACAGTGATAGATTCAATAAGTTAGTCCGAGATACTTTCGAGATGTTGGGAAGCTTCTCTGCCTCAGATTTTATTCCGTATGTCGGATGGATCATCGATAAGTTCAATGGTTTACAAGGgtggagaaagaaaagctttcGAGATCTTGATGCGTTCTATGAACAAATTTTTGATCTGCataaggaagagaaggaagtaGGAAGTGAAGATTTAGTGGATGTGCTCTTGAggttggagaaagaagaaattgttGTTGGAAATGGCAAGCTCACAAGAAATCATATCAAAGCAATTTTGATG AACATTCTTTTAGGAGGAATCGATACTTCTGCAATAACAATGACATGGGCAATGGCAGAACTTGCTAAAAACCCTagagtgatgaagaaagttCAAGCAGaaatcagaaaccaaatcaagaacaaagaaagaatcaGCTTTGATGACACTGATAAGCTCGAGTACTTGAAAATGgtgatcaaagaaacatggaGGTTACATCCTCCAACACCTCTTCTCCTCCCAAGAGATGTAATCACTGAATTTGAGATCAATGGCTACACGATTCCTGCCAAAACACGGCTTCATGTGAATGTTTGGGCTATCGGGCGTGATCCTGATACATGGAAAGATCCAGAAATGTTTCTCCCCGAAAGGTTTAATGATAGTAACATTGATGCAAAAGGACAGAACTTTGAGTTGTTGTCGTTTGGGAGTGGTAGGAGAATTTGTCCTGGACTGTACATGGGAACAACAATGGTGGAGTTTGGCCTAGCTAATATGTTGTATCATTTTGATTGGAAGTTACCAGAAGGCATGGTAGTCGAAGATATCGATATGGAAGAAGCTCCTGGACTTACTGTGAGCAAAAAAAGTGAGCTTGTACTTGTTCCAGTGAAGTATTTAGACCATTGA
- the CYP71B26 gene encoding cytochrome P450, family 71, subfamily B, polypeptide 26 (''cytochrome P450, family 71, subfamily B, polypeptide 26'' (CYP71B26); FUNCTIONS IN: electron carrier activity, monooxygenase activity, iron ion binding, oxygen binding, heme binding; INVOLVED IN: oxidation reduction; LOCATED IN: endomembrane system; EXPRESSED IN: 22 plant structures; EXPRESSED DURING: 13 growth stages; CONTAINS InterPro DOMAIN/s: Cytochrome P450 (InterPro:IPR001128), Cytochrome P450, conserved site (InterPro:IPR017972), Cytochrome P450, E-class, group I (InterPro:IPR002401); BEST Arabidopsis thaliana protein match is: cytochrome P450, family 71, subfamily B, polypeptide 34 (TAIR:AT3G26300.1); Has 33376 Blast hits to 33121 proteins in 1698 species: Archae - 51; Bacteria - 3546; Metazoa - 11995; Fungi - 7038; Plants - 9514; Viruses - 3; Other Eukaryotes - 1229 (source: NCBI BLink).) — MDSIWILSLLFFIIFLLLAAFKRKNHGKHRRIPSPPGFPIIGNLHQLGELQHQSLWKLSKKYGPVMLLKLGKVPTLILSSSETAKQALRDYDLHCCSRPSLAGGRELSYNNLDMSSSPYNEYWKELRKLCSQELFSANKIQSIQPIKDEEVKKVIDSIAESSSLKNPVNLSKTFLALTTSVVCKAAFGVSFEGSVLNSDRFNKLVRDTFEMLGSFSASDFIPYVGWIIDKFNGLQGWRKKSFRDLDAFYEQIFDLHKEEKEVGSEDLVDVLLRLEKEEIVVGNGKLTRNHIKAILMNILLGGIDTSAITMTWAMAELAKNPRVMKKVQAEIRNQIKNKERISFDDTDKLEYLKMVIKETWRLHPPTPLLLPRDVITEFEINGYTIPAKTRLHVNVWAIGRDPDTWKDPEMFLPERFNDSNIDAKGQNFELLSFGSGRRICPGLYMGTTMVEFGLANMLYHFDWKLPEGMVVEDIDMEEAPGLTVSKKSELVLVPVKYLDH, encoded by the exons ATGGATAGCATTTGGATTCTatcacttctcttcttcatcatctttcttcttctggccGCCTTCAAACGCAAAAATCATGGGAAACATCGACGAATACCATCTCCTCCTGGTTTTCCAATCATCGGAAACTTACATCAGCTCGGAGAATTACAACATCAGTCTCTATGGAAGCTCTCAAAGAAGTATGGCCCTGTGATGCTTTTGAAGCTTGGAAAAGTCCCCACACTCATACTTTCTTCATCAGAAACAGCAAAACAAGCTCTAAGAGACTATGATCTCCATTGTTGTAGCCGTCCTTCCTTAGCAG GAGGAAGAGAGCTCTCTTACAACAATCTAGATATGTCTTCATCTCCTTATAATGAATATTGGAAGGAACTAAGGAAGCTCTGCAGTCAAGAACTCTTTAGTGCTAATAAAATTCAATCGATTCAACCTATTAAGGACGAGGAGGTCAAGAAAGTTATCGATTCAATCGCGGAATCATCTTCTCTAAAGAATCCGGTTAACTTGAGCAAGACGTTTCTTGCTTTAACTACAAGTGTAGTATGCAAGGCAGCATTTGGTGTGAGTTTTGAGGGAAGTGTGCTCAACAGTGATAGATTCAATAAGTTAGTCCGAGATACTTTCGAGATGTTGGGAAGCTTCTCTGCCTCAGATTTTATTCCGTATGTCGGATGGATCATCGATAAGTTCAATGGTTTACAAGGgtggagaaagaaaagctttcGAGATCTTGATGCGTTCTATGAACAAATTTTTGATCTGCataaggaagagaaggaagtaGGAAGTGAAGATTTAGTGGATGTGCTCTTGAggttggagaaagaagaaattgttGTTGGAAATGGCAAGCTCACAAGAAATCATATCAAAGCAATTTTGATG AACATTCTTTTAGGAGGAATCGATACTTCTGCAATAACAATGACATGGGCAATGGCAGAACTTGCTAAAAACCCTagagtgatgaagaaagttCAAGCAGaaatcagaaaccaaatcaagaacaaagaaagaatcaGCTTTGATGACACTGATAAGCTCGAGTACTTGAAAATGgtgatcaaagaaacatggaGGTTACATCCTCCAACACCTCTTCTCCTCCCAAGAGATGTAATCACTGAATTTGAGATCAATGGCTACACGATTCCTGCCAAAACACGGCTTCATGTGAATGTTTGGGCTATCGGGCGTGATCCTGATACATGGAAAGATCCAGAAATGTTTCTCCCCGAAAGGTTTAATGATAGTAACATTGATGCAAAAGGACAGAACTTTGAGTTGTTGTCGTTTGGGAGTGGTAGGAGAATTTGTCCTGGACTGTACATGGGAACAACAATGGTGGAGTTTGGCCTAGCTAATATGTTGTATCATTTTGATTGGAAGTTACCAGAAGGCATGGTAGTCGAAGATATCGATATGGAAGAAGCTCCTGGACTTACTGTGAGCAAAAAAAGTGAGCTTGTACTTGTTCCAGTGAAGTATTTAGACCATTGA